From the Acomys russatus chromosome 8, mAcoRus1.1, whole genome shotgun sequence genome, the window TCTTAAAAATGAACTGCTGGTATCCAATACTCTAGAGACTTCCAAGGCATTTTTAAAGAGTCTTGAGATTTTCCGCTCCTGTGTCTATACAGGGAAAGACATTTCCCCCCTTCTATCTTCGAATGGCTAAAGTTCATACTTTCTCAGATTCTCATAACTGTTAAGGGGAGAAATGACAGTAGATCCTTTCTGTGTAACATTTTAGATAAACAGGTAAGTGCCCAAGGTGTATTAAGAACATTTCAGATGAGATGCTGGTTATAGAGGTTATGTAATCTCCCATAATAATGTGTGCTATGACTTGTCTTGTCTGTGATCATCTGTGAATATGCTATCTAGATCAAAGTAATGCTATGCAAATAATTCTCATTTAATCATTAGACAAGTAAGAAACaaagttgttgttttatttttacccttCCAGAAAggagataaataaaatacaaagtgaGTTTGAATCTAGCCAATGTTTTAGATCAAATCCTGGTATAATGTGAATGCAGGGAACATAGTTCCTTGTTATTcattgagttgtgtgtgtgtgtgtgtgtgtgtgtgtgtgtgtgtgtgtgtgtgtgtgtgtgtgtgtgtgtgtgtattagtagatgtgagtgtgtgtgtgtgtgcgtgtgtgtgtgtgtgtgtgtgtgtgtgtgtgtgtatgagtgtatccTATAGTAGCTAAATTTTGGTGTTTCTGCTCTCCAGAGAAATCATTTCACACAAAATGATTTAATTTATTACATCTATTTCAtcagcttcttttgtttgttttgatttccacTTACTGTGTTTTGATTTGGGGAGATAATGATAAGCAGTGTGCAGTCTGGTTGGAGCAGAGGTGGAGAAAATCTGGGGGGATTTGGGAAAGGAGATGGAACATGGTCAAAATGTAttgcagattaaaaataaataaatcagatttAGGAATAAAGCTTAAAGGGacataaaaaaatcagtttccaTAATACATTTAAACATTATAATATATGATAATTGAGTGGGATCACTTCATGTGAACCAAGCTTTTACAGGTCCCACAGTATGGAAGGAAATAGTCAACTGGGCCTTCTGTTCCTTGAAGAGTTAAAGGTGACTAGCCCACTTCAGATGACAATCTGGTGTCACCTCAGGCCATGTCAGATACACAGGACACGAAATGGTTTCCTCCCATTTCATTGCTTCCATTACTAAAGGCCAGACATACCCTACACTCCTGACTCAGCATCAGTCCTGTCTTTGAAATCACCAGACATTTAATCATtgtgttttctccctccctttaccTTTAATctcattcaatttatttttctcatactcTGCCCTATCTAGAGGTGAAGTACATGGGAAATACTatgaattcacaaagaatcatgttggaaaatgagaaaagatatCAACAGGTAAGGCTTCAAAGGGAAGCAAGAGTGATGCACCCCattcattaacaacaacaaaaacaaataaaaaaagaacaaatacctAACATCTACCCCTATGGAAGAAACCTGTGTTTTTCAGAACATTTggacaaacacataaaaatgaagcCAGCAGAGGATGGATTTTTTTCTGGACTCAATGAATAGGCATCAGTATAAAATAGTCATAGCATATATGACACAGTAGCTCATTGTTATAGCTGTAAGAAAATTCCAACACCCTTAAATACACTATTTAGAAAACTATTCACAGACAACTGCACATGTGTAAACCAGGAAGCACTCAATGTATCAAGGATGACACAGCTGGGTACCACACCTGCTGCTGAGAGTATATAAGCCCAGCTCACCAGAGAGTGACATTCAAACCCAGACtttctttgttacacagagcTGAGCTCACATCTCCTCTCAACATGGCCTATAGTTGCTGCTCTAGAAACTTCTCCTCATGCTCCCTTAGGCACTGCCTGCCCTCCTCAGGCTCCTCCTGTGGCTCTTCCTACCCCAGCAACCTGGTCTACACCACTTccagctgctctcccagcacCTGCCAGCTGGACTCCTCTCTGAACAGTGGCTGTCAGGAGACCTGCATTGAGCCCAGCAGCTGCCAGAGGTCCTGTGTGGTGTCCAGCCCCTGCCAGATGTCCTGCTACTACCCCAGGAGCTGCACACCCTGCAGTCCCTGCCAGGGAACATATGCTGGGTCTCTGGGCTTTGGGTCCAGCAGCTGCCGTTCCCTGGGCTATGGATCTAGAAGCTGCTACTCGGGGGGCTGTGGATCCAGTGCCTTCAGATCTCTGAATTGTGGAGTGTGTGGCTTCCCTTCCCTGAGTTATGGGTCCCGGTTCTGGTACCCAGCATACTTAGCTTCTTCTACAGTTCATCCCTCTGGCTACACATCACCCTGTGGATCAGGCCTTTTTGGATTGAACTGTTAAATCTTTGTAGTCCTGGAATATCTAAGTCATAGTCTATGTGCCCTTCTGCTGTTATCCTCACCCTTTCTCTCTACCGTTGCCTTTTCAACCATCTCTCAGATATTTCTTTCATCCTCAATTTTTGCCAGGTTCCTGGATTAAGGGCAGCTCTAAAATAGGCCTCCATGCTTGTACTCTCGTATATGTATTTGGCTTCCATCCAAGAGTATCTGAAAAGTGAAATTTTTAATCGAATAAATTTGATTTGTCTAATCTGACACCATTTTGCTTCTGGTGTTTTCAATTAAGCATTTGGAAGTCTTAAATAGTAATCAGCCCGAGTATCTGTCTCGATGTGAGTACTCATTTTTTGTACATGGGGAAGTATTAGTGGGAATATTTAATTCTGGAAGGATGTTCATGGACATCTGCAAACAGTGTTCAAACTGCAGTGAGAATGGCTGGAGATTAAAAGACATGAATTCCCATGGATGCCTCAAGTTAAAATCATTAACATGACAACTAAAAATGTAAATGCCaagaatataatattatatagGTCATATGGTGAAGTTTGTACACAGGCAAACCTTTATCTTCCTCTAGAATTTGAATATAGATTTTCAGACAAGAAACGGAGTTTTAGACAGATCCCAGTATGGTTACAGGGCTAATGCTGGTATCCATATTTTTCAAGTTTGGGGCATCATTCCTGCATCTAGTTCCAAAGCGGGGCTTGGAAAACCCAGTGAGCTGTGCTCTTAAGGAGCGTGGATGACTTGATGGTCCTTCCAGACTCAACATCAATCAAGACAAGAGCAGTGTACCTAGGAATACTTGAAGCTACACAACCGGATGCTGTTTATATAAAGCAACATCTGAGAAGGGAGGCATTACAGGTACCATGGGAATTAAAGGTTAAAaaggtttgaagaaaaaaaaaaggcttttgggaatgtgtgtatttaagtgattttataaggaaaaactggaATGCAATATTCCAAGGATTCCCAGGGGACAGTTTGAAAATGTTTATGCCTGTTAgtccacagaaagaaaataattaggtTTGAATGAAAAATTCCACAATCAAGAATAAGGTATATAGTGCATTGGGCTATGTCTATGGATAAAtgtttgcctacacatatgtatgtgctctACCTAAGTGTCTGGAGCACAAAGATGACAGAAGAGACTCTCAGAGAGACTGATAGTTGTCAGAAGCCACGTGGGATCTGAAAATGGAACCTGGATCATCTACGAGATGAGCAAATTCTCCTTAACTACTGGACCATCACACCAGTTCACACTGGgtgcattttaaagtatttcctagccagttgtatttatttcattagattttaaaaatctatacatttaatttctaattaaaatatatttacacctttttctgtctttaagcCCTGCCATGTCCCAATCCTTAGCTCTTACTCAAAGCCATGACCTTGTATACCTTATTATTGTTACACGTGTgtctaaatgcataaatatataaataccacATGCCTTGTCTATTTAATATTGCTTGTATTTATATAATCTCAGGACtcaccacttggtattggatagccaGTTGGGGATCTCATCACCAGGGAATAACTATCCATCTCTCAGCATCACTTATTTGCCTGTACTTCTTTGTCTGAGATTGGGTCCCATAAAACTTTTCCTTTTCACAATAGCATGTCTATTAGATTCCATTTTTAGTTCCCATTTAGTGAACATTACTGTTGAAGTATGACAGACTTAGCTTCCCTGTGTTTTCAAGAGGACAGGATCTAAGAGAAGATTCCTATCCCTCTGTCTCTTGCAATATTTTAGTTCTTTGTCTGTGATATTTCTTGAGCCTTTGTAGCAAGAGGTGTGCTGGAGACGTGCTCATTAAGTCTGGTCACCCAGCAGTCAGTTATCCTCTGAGTTTTGACTTATTGTGTTCTTCTgcaatggtctctgtctgttgcagtGAGAAGCTTTGTTCAAGGGGTGTGAGAAGTACACTTAGCTGGAGGTTACTCTAAGGTTTTAGAATGAAGTCAGGAATCCTATTGGATTAACTCATGGCAGTAGAAAGTTCTTCTGTAACATTCATGTCCTCACCAATCCCAGGCTTTCCCTTCTGTGTACTGGGCCTTGCATCCAATTAGACTGCTGTGGTTCTCATAAGGACTTGGATGCCGCTATTGCCCGTCTCAGTGGCATCTTGCTGTTCTGGTAATTGTAACTTATAGGTGTCACAGCTGAGTGTGTCTATAGCATTTCTCCCTCCCTTAGCAGCTTCCATAGTTGCTGGTACTCTGAAGGCCAGTATCACAGAGTTACCTCTCGGGAAAGAGAAAATACTCCAAGTCCTGGGTTCATGTCTTCATCTTTAACTTCAACTTGGCTTTAGACTCTATTTAagtcaaaagaataaaagatactaAAAAAGTTACATCATTTGTAACTTGATTGAAGCTGAATCTTGTTgcggttaatttaccagtatggcctaataacatttattattaggcctacAGTTATTATTACagtagtattttctaacctgctaacaatcaatcaagacacaaacatctgttatattttaaaatagacttagtttacctggggcagggcagatattaatcccctaaactacttcccatagtggagcaggtatgGTATACCTGTCCCAATTCCATGCTATctgattctaataatttctatcaagctacttcccatctataatccaaaatacttgctaattgtcatcatctgggccaaatctcttCCACGCCAGCCACGTgattctcctccacctaacccatgatggcacagccttcttctctcttctcctctggtctctcttctgcctgagattctccctcccttcccaagccctggaaccttagccacacctatcacatttgccctgcccaggtgtgatggccttttattggtcaaacaggttaggctcttagacAGGGTACAAGTGGGTCACatagacagcaagcaataattagcatcaaaatacattagaccaacTTCCTATAGAGTCTTAAAGGAGCTCTGGGATCTCATAAGAGCTCTTGAACCAGGTTTTTCCCACCTAAGATCAGTATTCTCCCCttacatatttttcaaagaaaggcTCAGAAATGGTGCCCACACCAGGAGCTGAGGCAATCAACATTATTAAGAACCTTCTCTTGCTGACTTTTCAGTTGGCTAAGAACCTCTTTTCACATACTAGATATAAATTTTCTTGTCTCTATCTATATATAACACAATAAATTTTATACCTTATTCTTGATGTAGAAATTTCTATTCACATATTAATGATTCCATTTTCCTGGATCagcaaatttcatattttaaaatctcgTGCAATTATCTTTACAATAGAAATGGCAATCCTCCTATTATAAACGTCTCCTTCAAAAAGAACATACCCAATGACAAATAACTTGTTACTTTGGTAccaaaatccaatttaaaaaatatgtccatCTTTATTGTCTCCTGAATGTGTAAATTCAGACATTAAAACAACATAATAGGAATCAGAGCAATATCCTGAGGTGTCAACTTGTGTCAGTTTATTGGATTAAACATTTCACTTTCAAATGCTCTTGGAAGGAAACCAAATAgtgtatgtatatttaaagaGTGCAGTCAGCAACGCGTAATTGGGAGTTACACATTAATCGAACTTGAGAGGGAAAGGAGTCATTAACGACAGAATGAAGAGATGAAGGtagaacatgaaaacaaaagcGACAGGACAAAAGACTATGATAAGCAAAGGATATAGGAAGCGAACAGTTGACTTCACAGATCCAATACCAAAGAGTGGTCTCTAGCAAGAAGAACAGTAGATACTACCTGccaggtgggcaggtgggcagaATTAAGAGCCACAACACATGGAAAGGAAGGTGGAAACTCCACAATTCAGAGATCTGAAGCTGCACGATATGCTGAGCAACAGCATGCAAATCCATAGCCCAGCAAGGGGCAGCTGCTCAATGCAAAGCCCAGAGATCGGCATTGGTTGGGTGACCAGTAATTGCTGAGATATGAATGCCTGGGATAGTAGCAGGACATCTGGCAGGGCCTGGACACCACACAGGACCTCTGGCAGCTGCTGGGCTCAATGCAGGTCTCCTGATAGCCACTGTTCAAAGAGGAGTCCAGCTGGCAGGTGCTGGGAGAGCAGCTAGAAGTGGTGTAGACCAGGTTGCTGGGGTAGGAAGAGCCACAGGAGGAGCCTGAGGAGGGCAGGCAGCGCCTAAAGGAGCGTGAGACGTTTCCAGAGCAGCAGCTGTAGGCCATgttgagatttgaactcagttgagtttaactgaaaatattctgAATTATAAGGACATCTTGTAGATTGGGGCACTTATCCTAATTAGGTGTGGTGTCCAACCTTTTCATCCTTGCCATATTTGTGTGCTTTCTGGTTTAATGTGGGATGCAGCACTTTCTTGGTAATTGTGGTAACATTTGAACAGTTTTCTGTAcagtatatttatgtgtgttgtAACTTTCTTGATATAGAAAAGGCCATGGGCTACTTCTAGATTTCTACACTGACAGTTACTTCATCATGTCCAGAAAAagtcctccttttcttcttggcATGGTTACTGGCATTTTCCTCTACAGTGTTACGATAGCAATGTCATCACTTCTTCACTGAAGTGGAGACATCTTGCTTTGTGTTCCCTAGGGAATCTACTAAAAACTATACTTCTCAGAGTGATTCCTCATTTTCCAATATTTTTCTGTGTGCATTACAGAGTATTACCATGCTGTTTTACCTCCAGTAGCAAAGGTACAAAATAAGTCAAGGAAAACTACTGAAcctaaatagagaaaaaaaaaaaaaaaaaaaaacagagttaatagatacactctctctctcataatatTCTTCAGAAAAAACCTAGACGACAAAAAATGCAGGATAAATTGGTATCAAACCTTGTTCATACtgctttgaaaataaatacatggttGGTAGATATCAGAGACTTAGGATGAGTATTTTCTCTTGAGCATGTCAGGTGGGTTTGGCAGTAAAATTATTTCagttgtgtatttttaaaatctaggagATTAATTTTAGAAAGTGTGCATAACCTCTATATAAATAATGTCTGCTAAGCCCATTCTTAGTCCCTCCATACACAGCCATCTATGCTTCCTAAAAGCACAAACTCACATGAAAAGCCTGCTTTATAGACCATCAGTTACTGCTATCAAGTGACAAGACCTGCTGTTGTATAGATTTGATgagtaactttttatttattttaatcattcaaCCTAATGCCGAGACACTATCTTGTACCTAtttcaatagaaaagaaaaacactaaaagcAAAAGCCTTTACTTCTTCTAGTTATAATTTAAAGTCAATAAAACAAGCCCTCAAAATTAATGTCACAGAAGTAGTGAAGACAGTGATTGACAAGCTAAGAAAAACTGTACTTGCCAACATGgtttgcatatgtatatttcatatttctttattccTACCCTGAATGGTAGAATAACGCAAATCATTTGGAAATAATACTCACTTCAGCATTTTTCAAGGCCACAAATTCTTCATAGACTTCTCAATTTATATTTGTTGGGTCCAAATACTGGCAGTTAGGCAAAACCAAGCATTCCGCAGGAAgcctgttcccctctccccaaggACTCATTTCCTTATCACTGACAAAAGGGACAAACAGCTGTCTGTGGTGCCCATCAGCTTAccaaagtgcatgctggcctccaggcccCCTCAACTCTCTCACAAGTTCCTGTTACACACTTCACAGTCCTTGCTGGCACCCAGTCTCTTCCCATGCACCCCATACCCTAAACTTCTCTAGCTCATGGGGTTCCCTCAACCTAGTTTTCATCCCCTTATAACCTTCCTATATCGACTATGTCCCcttttcatcctctctctcttgcATCTCTCTCATGgccatctctttttcttcccctctcacttcctggctctctctttcctctcataGCCATATCCAGTCAGCTGGTCATGATCAGTCTACTGTTTTATCTCACCCAGTCCGGACTCTTCCAGATACCTCTGGCTGTACCCTCCCTCATATCTATAATAAAGACCTTCCCCTCAGCCATTCCTTGGAGTGATCATCTTAACACTTTATACCATATTATTTACCAAAATATCATACTTTCTCAAGATTTGTTATCCAGAAGAACCAGATCTTATTTTCAAGCAAGGTAAGTGTGATATGATATATTCAGACTTTGctcaggtttatttttcttttccaaaatctttgctaaggagaaagagaaaaggttcCTGATAAGATACCTGTGCAGATGCAGGGGGCAGCTTCAAGTTACTCCGCAAAACGTTGTGTTTGTGTCAGACACACAGAGTCTAAAGTATCTTTTTTCCTGTCATCTTTTATGgatttatctttttattcatttataaaggCACGATGTTAAGACTTGTGATTTTATCTTAGTTCTGCACCTTGTGAACATGTATACATACTACCTAGCTTTGTTTCTCTACTGAGCTTCATTCCCAACTAAGTTTCCTTGGC encodes:
- the LOC127193024 gene encoding keratin-associated protein 13-1-like — encoded protein: MAYSCCSRNFSSCSLRHCLPSSGSSCGSSYPSNLVYTTSSCSPSTCQLDSSLNSGCQETCIEPSSCQRSCVVSSPCQMSCYYPRSCTPCSPCQGTYAGSLGFGSSSCRSLGYGSRSCYSGGCGSSAFRSLNCGVCGFPSLSYGSRFWYPAYLASSTVHPSGYTSPCGSGLFGLNC
- the LOC127193025 gene encoding keratin-associated protein 13-1-like; amino-acid sequence: MAYSCCSGNVSRSFRRCLPSSGSSCGSSYPSNLVYTTSSCSPSTCQLDSSLNSGYQETCIEPSSCQRSCVVSRPCQMSCYYPRHSYLSNYWSPNQCRSLGFALSSCPLLGYGFACCCSAYRAASDL